In the genome of Treponema pedis, one region contains:
- the infB gene encoding translation initiation factor IF-2, translated as MAEDIEKTNKPDVILNKKNKPVSEQKTEPKKKVRVIKKPVSEKPKKPEQNAEEKLSASISKDMPKQVVSVKKADSQTVKPKVDSTKDGGKEIQKAAQQEEALQQNRPHSEKREEQKPQTAQTGEAKNNLPPKKEEKSGAQVNTGAPIDFLTKRPNVKAGNLADNPRKNHRDRGDRNTGKNQHLGGQGKRRESNFSGSQARAYSDSKKQNRSGQGLQNRGGKQDGRSQGKPMGFAGQRPAPAPIPVEKNKGQNNKKAYTKKKEIYSKKDKEDEFFEEKLLNQKKKQKEKIHNVPKQIEMMETISVSELAKKMNLKASELIGKLMGMGMMVTMNQSIDYDTAAILASEYECDVKIVSLYDETVIETKADELDELQPRPPVVTIMGHVDHGKTKTLDAIRSSNVAAGEFGGITQHIGAYTVNTKGGKITFLDTPGHEAFTMMRARGAEITDIVVLVVAADDGVMPQTIEAINHARAAKVPIIVAVNKVDKPEANIDKVKTRLSELGLMPEEWGGDTMFVEISALKKQGIDTLLETILLQAEVLELKANYGCNAEGKVIESRIDHGRGVVATIIVQRGTLRTGDPYVAGIYSGRVRAIFNDRGEKIDEASPSMPVEILGLEGMPNAGDPFQVTDSERIARQISDKRQELKRFEDSRNVKKVTLDNLYETIHEGEVLELKVIIKGDVQGSVEALKQSLEKLSTPEIRLNVIHASAGAINDSDVMLAAADSNAIIIGFNVRPTPQAKLLAEQEKVDIRKYTVIYTAVNEIKDAMEGMLSPDLKEQVIGTVEVRNTFKVPKIGKIAGCYVTDGTVKRNCTVHVIREGIVIHTGKISSLKRFKDDAKEVAAGFECGICIEDFNDIQVDDQLEVIEIIEIARKLSGSETYKAPEIPQEEIHNE; from the coding sequence ATGGCAGAAGATATTGAAAAAACAAACAAACCGGACGTAATTCTTAATAAAAAGAACAAACCTGTTTCCGAACAAAAAACGGAGCCTAAGAAAAAGGTTAGGGTTATTAAAAAACCTGTCTCTGAAAAACCGAAAAAACCCGAACAAAATGCGGAAGAAAAACTTTCGGCTTCAATATCTAAAGATATGCCTAAGCAGGTTGTTTCGGTAAAAAAAGCGGATTCTCAAACCGTAAAGCCCAAAGTCGACTCTACGAAAGACGGAGGAAAAGAAATTCAAAAAGCCGCACAGCAAGAAGAAGCCTTGCAGCAAAATCGGCCTCATTCCGAAAAACGGGAAGAACAAAAGCCTCAAACCGCTCAAACAGGAGAAGCTAAAAATAATCTTCCTCCGAAAAAAGAAGAAAAATCCGGAGCTCAGGTAAATACCGGCGCCCCGATAGATTTTTTGACAAAACGTCCTAATGTAAAAGCGGGAAACCTCGCCGATAACCCCCGAAAAAATCATCGGGACAGAGGCGACAGAAATACAGGCAAAAATCAGCACTTGGGCGGCCAGGGAAAAAGACGTGAAAGCAATTTTTCCGGAAGCCAGGCAAGAGCTTATTCGGACAGCAAAAAGCAAAACCGAAGCGGACAGGGTTTACAAAACAGAGGCGGAAAGCAGGACGGAAGAAGTCAGGGAAAACCGATGGGCTTCGCAGGCCAAAGACCCGCTCCGGCTCCCATACCTGTAGAAAAAAACAAGGGACAAAACAATAAAAAAGCATATACCAAGAAAAAGGAAATATACAGTAAAAAAGACAAAGAAGATGAATTTTTTGAAGAAAAGCTTTTAAACCAAAAGAAAAAGCAAAAAGAAAAAATTCATAATGTTCCGAAGCAAATAGAAATGATGGAAACCATTTCCGTCTCGGAATTGGCAAAGAAAATGAATTTAAAAGCCTCCGAGCTTATAGGCAAGTTAATGGGTATGGGAATGATGGTTACAATGAACCAATCCATAGATTACGATACCGCCGCAATTTTAGCTTCGGAATATGAATGCGATGTAAAAATAGTAAGTCTTTATGATGAAACCGTTATAGAAACAAAGGCTGATGAATTGGACGAGCTTCAACCGCGCCCTCCCGTAGTAACTATTATGGGTCACGTAGACCACGGAAAAACCAAAACCTTGGACGCTATCAGAAGTTCAAACGTAGCGGCAGGCGAATTCGGAGGAATTACTCAGCATATAGGCGCTTATACCGTCAATACCAAGGGAGGAAAAATAACCTTCCTTGATACGCCGGGACACGAAGCCTTTACGATGATGCGCGCACGCGGAGCGGAAATTACCGATATTGTAGTTTTGGTAGTAGCCGCCGATGACGGTGTTATGCCTCAAACCATAGAAGCTATAAACCATGCCCGCGCCGCAAAGGTTCCGATTATAGTTGCGGTAAATAAGGTGGATAAACCCGAAGCAAACATAGACAAGGTTAAAACACGCCTTTCGGAATTGGGCCTTATGCCCGAAGAATGGGGCGGAGATACGATGTTTGTAGAAATTTCCGCATTAAAAAAACAGGGAATTGACACCCTTCTTGAAACGATTTTACTGCAAGCGGAAGTGCTTGAGCTTAAAGCCAATTACGGCTGCAACGCCGAAGGAAAGGTTATAGAATCCAGAATCGACCACGGACGCGGGGTCGTAGCAACAATTATAGTTCAGCGCGGAACCCTGCGTACGGGAGACCCCTATGTGGCAGGTATTTATTCGGGAAGAGTAAGGGCTATTTTTAACGACCGCGGAGAAAAAATAGATGAGGCTTCACCCAGTATGCCCGTAGAAATTTTAGGACTTGAGGGAATGCCCAATGCCGGAGACCCCTTCCAAGTGACCGATTCGGAGCGGATTGCCCGACAAATTTCCGATAAAAGACAGGAACTTAAACGCTTTGAAGACTCCCGCAACGTTAAAAAGGTTACTTTGGATAATCTGTACGAAACAATTCACGAAGGCGAAGTTTTGGAGCTTAAAGTAATCATAAAAGGCGATGTGCAAGGTTCGGTTGAAGCCTTAAAACAATCGCTTGAAAAACTGTCCACTCCCGAAATAAGGTTAAACGTTATCCACGCTTCGGCGGGAGCAATTAACGATTCCGACGTTATGCTGGCGGCAGCCGACTCGAATGCAATTATCATAGGTTTTAACGTACGACCTACTCCGCAGGCAAAACTGTTGGCTGAACAGGAAAAAGTCGATATAAGAAAATACACCGTTATTTACACTGCGGTAAATGAAATCAAAGATGCAATGGAAGGAATGCTTTCACCGGACCTTAAAGAACAGGTTATAGGTACTGTGGAAGTTAGAAATACCTTTAAGGTTCCGAAAATCGGAAAAATTGCAGGCTGCTACGTTACGGACGGTACCGTTAAAAGAAACTGCACGGTTCACGTCATACGTGAAGGTATTGTTATTCACACGGGAAAAATTTCATCGCTCAAACGCTTTAAAGACGATGCAAAAGAGGTTGCCGCAGGTTTTGAATGCGGTATCTGTATCGAAGACTTTAATGATATTCAAGTTGACGACCAATTGGAAGTTATCGAAATAATCGAAATTGCCAGAAAACTGAGCGGAAGCGAAACATATAAGGCTCCTGAAATCCCGCAAGAGGAAATACATAATGAGTGA
- the rbfA gene encoding 30S ribosome-binding factor RbfA — MSEFRLSRLGEQIREEISSLIVSNKIKDPRVFSLLSVNRVIVSKDLAYAKVYVSSFLDEHKTKQGVRGLENAGGFIRTYLAKKLHIRQCPELNFIFDTSIKEGIDMVNKLESLEISPADSDTEKSS, encoded by the coding sequence ATGAGTGAATTCAGATTGTCCCGTTTAGGCGAACAAATCAGAGAGGAAATTTCTTCTCTGATTGTTTCAAATAAAATAAAAGACCCGCGGGTTTTTTCCCTGCTTTCGGTAAACCGCGTAATAGTTTCCAAAGACCTTGCTTATGCAAAGGTTTATGTTTCAAGTTTTTTAGATGAACATAAAACAAAACAGGGCGTACGGGGTCTGGAAAATGCAGGCGGGTTTATACGCACTTATTTGGCAAAAAAATTACATATAAGACAATGCCCGGAGCTCAATTTTATTTTCGATACCAGTATAAAAGAAGGTATTGATATGGTAAACAAGCTGGAAAGCCTTGAAATTTCTCCCGCAGATTCCGATACGGAAAAGAGCTCTTAA
- the truB gene encoding tRNA pseudouridine(55) synthase TruB: MQKRNGFIIPFAKQTGLTSFASMTAVKKALGTKKVGHTGTLDSFADGLLVLLSDKMTHLAGIISAGKKSYEVWAEFGIQTSSLDTEGEIIRTAELPTLSALEKAIPEFIGKIEQVPPEFSAIKINGKRASDRIRQGERVDLAPRPIEIFNIGLINIIPSLDGKVKYARLSVDCSKGTYIRSLVRDLAAFMKTCGYVKALRRTEVGPFTLEKAAGFTLLPDFSQLPKTWEIKSENGDCKKNYSEQKELSAEEIKNKILNFTPDIAEKLNLKSLFISEKYLNDFHCGKKIKIDWFTSLQKEHVLLFPSEKAAVFFNGLYTGLISMTENGFKYETVIKI, encoded by the coding sequence ATGCAAAAAAGAAACGGCTTTATTATTCCGTTTGCAAAGCAAACGGGACTTACAAGCTTTGCCTCTATGACTGCCGTAAAAAAAGCATTGGGAACAAAAAAAGTGGGCCACACCGGCACCCTCGATTCCTTTGCCGACGGTCTTTTGGTTTTGCTTTCCGATAAAATGACGCATCTTGCCGGCATAATTTCGGCGGGCAAAAAAAGCTATGAGGTTTGGGCGGAATTCGGAATACAAACATCAAGTCTGGATACTGAGGGCGAAATTATACGTACGGCCGAACTTCCGACCCTTTCGGCACTAGAAAAGGCAATACCCGAATTTATAGGAAAGATAGAACAAGTACCGCCCGAATTTTCCGCAATTAAAATAAACGGAAAAAGAGCTTCCGACAGAATAAGGCAGGGAGAACGGGTAGACTTAGCTCCGCGTCCGATTGAAATTTTCAATATCGGTTTAATAAACATAATCCCCTCACTTGACGGCAAGGTAAAATACGCAAGACTTTCGGTTGACTGCTCAAAGGGAACATATATCCGCTCCCTTGTCCGCGATTTAGCCGCCTTTATGAAAACTTGCGGTTATGTTAAAGCTCTTAGGCGAACTGAAGTCGGACCTTTTACCCTTGAAAAAGCCGCCGGCTTTACATTACTTCCCGATTTTTCACAGCTGCCTAAAACTTGGGAAATAAAAAGCGAAAACGGAGATTGCAAAAAAAATTATTCGGAACAAAAAGAACTTTCTGCGGAAGAAATCAAAAATAAAATATTAAACTTTACGCCTGATATTGCGGAAAAATTAAATTTAAAAAGTTTATTCATATCGGAAAAATACTTAAACGACTTTCATTGCGGAAAAAAAATAAAAATCGATTGGTTCACCTCTTTACAAAAAGAGCACGTTCTTCTTTTCCCTTCGGAAAAAGCCGCCGTTTTTTTTAACGGGCTTTACACGGGACTAATTTCAATGACGGAAAACGGCTTTAAATATGAAACCGTTATAAAGATATAA
- a CDS encoding CAP domain-containing protein produces MKKHILFLCTFMLISSVISCKSRANTFPEESLLIKEILNELNKVRSNPKKYAEEVLSPRIKYFEDKLYKAPGTIPIITNEGAAAVKECINVLNKTSPMGTLSLEKGLSLAAQMLADDQAKTGHIGHIGSDGSTPDKRIGLYGKWSITIGENCAYGPKTAEEIIAQLLIDDGVPDRGHRINILNEKFKKVGIGFNDKEKAPYGAVSVMDFAGDYISK; encoded by the coding sequence ATGAAAAAACACATTTTATTTTTATGCACTTTTATGCTTATCTCATCGGTTATAAGCTGTAAATCAAGAGCAAATACATTCCCTGAAGAATCTTTATTGATAAAAGAGATTCTAAATGAATTAAATAAGGTTCGAAGCAATCCGAAAAAATATGCGGAAGAAGTTTTATCACCGCGAATAAAATATTTTGAAGATAAACTTTATAAAGCACCTGGTACAATCCCCATTATAACGAATGAAGGAGCTGCAGCGGTTAAAGAATGTATAAACGTTCTCAACAAAACATCTCCTATGGGAACACTGTCGCTTGAAAAAGGTTTATCTCTTGCCGCACAAATGCTTGCAGACGACCAGGCAAAAACGGGTCATATCGGGCATATCGGAAGCGACGGCTCAACGCCTGATAAAAGAATCGGCTTATACGGCAAATGGAGCATAACAATAGGTGAAAATTGCGCTTACGGACCTAAAACCGCTGAAGAAATAATTGCACAGCTTTTAATCGATGACGGAGTTCCTGACAGAGGGCATCGTATAAATATTTTAAATGAAAAATTTAAAAAAGTAGGTATAGGTTTTAATGATAAGGAAAAAGCTCCTTACGGGGCCGTTTCGGTAATGGACTTTGCGGGAGATTATATTTCTAAATAA
- a CDS encoding GTP-binding protein — protein MNLAVVSGPPSSGKTSIILKTIEALDKTGIKTGVVKFDCLYTEDDELYRRAGIPVQKGISGSLCPDHFFVSNIEEIVQWGIKEKLNLLITESAGLCNRCSPYIENILGVCVIDNLSGINTPKKIGPLLKNADIVVITKGDIVSQAEREVFAARINTVNPRAVIMHVNGLTGQGAFELSTLLFEKKQNITTVQGMELRFPMPAALCSYCLGETRIGDNFQMGNVRKIKIEENPIPHDTTLNTD, from the coding sequence ATGAATTTAGCTGTAGTTTCGGGACCTCCTTCGTCCGGGAAAACAAGTATAATTTTAAAAACAATTGAAGCCCTCGATAAAACCGGAATTAAAACCGGAGTTGTAAAATTCGACTGCCTTTATACGGAAGACGATGAACTTTACAGACGGGCCGGAATCCCAGTTCAAAAAGGTATTTCCGGCTCGTTATGTCCCGACCATTTTTTCGTTTCCAATATCGAAGAAATCGTACAATGGGGAATTAAAGAAAAATTAAATCTTTTAATTACTGAATCGGCAGGGCTATGTAATAGATGCTCGCCTTACATAGAAAACATTTTGGGAGTATGCGTTATAGATAACCTTTCAGGAATTAATACTCCAAAAAAAATAGGACCGCTTTTAAAAAACGCCGATATAGTGGTAATAACAAAGGGGGATATAGTTTCCCAAGCCGAACGGGAAGTCTTCGCCGCAAGGATAAATACCGTAAACCCGCGGGCCGTAATTATGCATGTAAACGGTCTTACGGGACAAGGAGCGTTTGAACTTAGCACACTTTTGTTTGAAAAAAAACAAAACATAACAACCGTTCAGGGTATGGAATTACGTTTTCCAATGCCTGCAGCTCTTTGCTCGTATTGTCTTGGAGAAACAAGAATCGGAGATAATTTCCAGATGGGAAATGTCCGAAAAATAAAAATTGAAGAAAATCCGATTCCTCATGATACAACCCTAAATACTGATTAA
- the rpsL gene encoding 30S ribosomal protein S12 — MPTINQLIKKGRKTAANRTKSPALQSCPQKRGVCTGVKTVTPKKPNSALRKVARVRLSNGIEVTAYIPGIGHNLQEHSVVLVRGGRVKDLPGVRYHIVRGTKDALGVEDRKRGRSKYGAKRPKA; from the coding sequence ATGCCTACAATTAATCAATTGATAAAAAAGGGACGCAAAACTGCCGCAAACAGAACAAAAAGTCCTGCATTGCAGTCTTGCCCCCAAAAACGAGGTGTCTGTACCGGCGTTAAAACGGTTACTCCCAAAAAGCCCAATTCGGCTTTAAGAAAGGTCGCCCGTGTACGCTTAAGCAACGGTATAGAAGTAACAGCCTATATTCCGGGTATCGGTCATAACCTTCAGGAACACTCGGTAGTTCTTGTAAGAGGCGGACGCGTTAAAGACCTTCCCGGTGTACGTTATCATATCGTACGAGGAACAAAAGACGCTCTCGGTGTAGAAGACAGAAAACGGGGCCGCTCCAAGTACGGAGCAAAAAGGCCTAAGGCTTAG
- the rpsG gene encoding 30S ribosomal protein S7, producing the protein MGRGKVAVRRPAAPDTKYNSVVVTKFIGRMMLSGKKSITTRIMYDSFDKIKEKTGEEPLAVFSKALDNVKPVVEVKSRRVGGATYQVPMDIPETRREALAMRWIIGAARKRSGHEMSERLAAELIDAYNNTGTAFKKKEEVHRMAEANKAFAHFRW; encoded by the coding sequence ATGGGTAGAGGAAAAGTTGCTGTAAGAAGACCCGCCGCTCCCGATACCAAGTACAACAGTGTTGTTGTAACCAAGTTTATCGGAAGAATGATGCTCTCGGGAAAAAAGAGCATTACAACAAGAATCATGTACGATTCTTTCGACAAAATTAAGGAAAAAACCGGCGAAGAACCGTTAGCCGTTTTTTCCAAGGCCTTGGACAATGTAAAGCCCGTAGTTGAAGTTAAATCGCGCCGTGTAGGAGGCGCTACATATCAAGTTCCTATGGATATTCCTGAAACGCGCCGTGAAGCTCTTGCTATGCGCTGGATTATAGGAGCGGCTCGAAAACGCAGCGGACATGAAATGTCCGAACGTTTGGCGGCAGAGCTTATCGATGCCTACAATAACACAGGAACGGCTTTTAAGAAAAAGGAAGAAGTTCACAGAATGGCGGAAGCTAATAAAGCGTTTGCACACTTTAGGTGGTAA
- a CDS encoding C40 family peptidase: MKKIIFYMLIVLFAGLNLFSEQPPESPRLSFINAAYKYLKTPYKYACADSGGMDCSGLIYRASLDSVKIALPRSASGIASFAERIEDSDIQPGDLLFFNTTGTAGEKISHAGLYIGGGEFIHSASQGPAIGVIISSLEEKYWKNCYRFAGRILPKEEIFN, translated from the coding sequence ATGAAAAAAATTATTTTTTATATGCTTATTGTTTTGTTCGCGGGATTAAATTTGTTTTCGGAACAACCGCCTGAATCTCCGCGTCTTAGTTTTATAAATGCCGCTTATAAATATTTAAAAACTCCTTATAAATATGCCTGTGCGGATAGCGGCGGAATGGACTGTTCGGGGCTTATTTACAGAGCTTCCTTGGATTCTGTAAAAATTGCTTTACCGAGAAGCGCTTCCGGTATTGCTTCTTTTGCCGAAAGAATAGAAGATAGCGATATTCAGCCCGGCGATTTGCTGTTTTTTAATACTACAGGAACTGCGGGAGAAAAAATATCGCATGCAGGACTTTATATAGGAGGAGGAGAATTTATTCATTCCGCCTCACAGGGGCCTGCCATAGGCGTTATAATTTCTTCATTAGAAGAAAAGTATTGGAAAAATTGTTACCGTTTTGCAGGAAGGATTCTTCCTAAAGAAGAAATTTTTAATTAG